From the genome of Odocoileus virginianus isolate 20LAN1187 ecotype Illinois chromosome 16, Ovbor_1.2, whole genome shotgun sequence, one region includes:
- the LOC139038644 gene encoding myeloid-associated differentiation marker-like produces MRTSSGLGSSTSVGFFLHLGQLLSTCVPCLLVASMDTRSECTVNWSVFPWCFCFSATLTVFMVELCVLQSHFPLICYDLLYHYAFYFTLCCLVIFAINYVQLLLQGPTWNQAITATAFSFVSSVLYATKVAWTCALTGDTFCFVPTGPGVLGSLLIFLVCVILAFTYSILINCDTCFQYTSAMRETVLSILLYTSSLVLWPFYPFEEKLGGQPLRSSDCAVCICGMC; encoded by the exons atgagAACCTCCTCAGGCCTGGGCTCCAGCACCTCCGTGGGCTTCTTCCTCCACTTGGGGCAGCTGCTCTCCACCTGCGTGCCCTGCTTGCTGGTGGCCAGCATGGACACTCGGAGTGAGTGCACAGTTAACTGGTCTGTGTTCCCATGGTGCTTCTGTTTCAGTGCGACCCTCACTGTCTTCATGGTGGAGTTGTGTGTCCTCCAATCCCACTTCCCCTTGATCTGCTATGACCTTCTCTACCACTATGCCTTCTATTTCACCCTTTGCTGCCTCGTCATTTTTGCCATCAACTATGTTCAGCTCTTGCTCCAGGGTCCCACCTGGAACCAGGCCAtcactgccactgccttctccttcgTCAGTTCTGTGCTGTATGCCACCAAAGTGGCTTGGACCTGTGCCCTGACTGGTGATACATTCTGCTTTGTGCCTACTGGTCCGGGTGTGCTTGGGAGTCTGTTGATCTTCCTGGTCTGTGTCATTCTTGCTTTCACTTATAGCATCCTTATCAACTGTGACACCTGTTTCCAGTATACTTCTGCCATG AGGGAGACCGTGCTCTCCATCCTCCTCTATACCAGCTCTCTGGTCCTCTGGCCGTTCTAcccctttgaagaaaagctggGCGGGCAGCCCCTGAGGTCCAGCGAT TGTGCCGTGTGCATCTGCGGTATGTGTTAA